Below is a window of Cygnus atratus isolate AKBS03 ecotype Queensland, Australia chromosome 3, CAtr_DNAZoo_HiC_assembly, whole genome shotgun sequence DNA.
CTCAGGTACCTGGACTAGCACAAGAGTCAATGGGAATTAAGGTGGCACCTTCAAATTCTCACCTCTCCAGCATCCAGCAACCTGGAGTGAGTTGCAAACTAATTTATTTCCCCAGGAATGAGCTGCAAAGGCACCTGCCTGTGAGCAGCTCCTGttgggaggaaaaggaaatcaaaattcCAGTATCGTGCATGCGGCTCCTGTTCAGCCGGGGGAATCATCTCAGCCTTTCTGAGGTGCCAGCAAATGCATTCAGGTGGTTTCACAGCTTCTGCAAAGCATGCTTGCTTTTTGAGATGGGCAGCAAGcggcctcccctccctgctgtcccccaaGCAAGTTGGATAGTCTTAGGGGAAAATGTATCATGCTGGATCCATCGCAGCAAAAAGTGCTGCCACATAACGCAAGGAGTAGCAAAAACACCGGCTTTGAGTATGAGCATGACATTCCTACTGAGAGCAGTGAGTGTTATGCCTTCATAACTGGAATCAAACTTGGCTCCTGATGTGTCTACTACTATTTCTACAGCTATTTCTACTACTTTTTCTACCACAAATTTCTACAGCTCccttcatttcttcagagaaagtccttaaaaatatgaaattccaCCAGTATTCATGAATTTTCCTAGCAGCAGAGTGCTAAACTTCTGCGAGGAAGAAATTTAACATTAATGGAAGTTCATTGCTTCAGTCCTGTCTCTTCTGCTCATAAATTAAATCTTGCCTGGGATACTGTTGTGTAGCAAAACCTCTCCTGACACTGGTGAGCTTTCCATTACGCACACACCAGACTTCAACAGATCACATCCTAGTTCAAAGAATCCTAAAAGTCCATGCGAAGCAAATGCATGCCGGGCTCACAGCACTAAGGGCAGCACCAACTTGCTGGGGTTGGTTGTGGGGCTCATTTAAAGCAGGGGTCAAGGTGAGGCTCTCTGTTTGCTCCAGAGGACCTGCTGCTGTGTGGCCAGCTGAAGCCAGCCAGCTCAAGGAAAAGGTTGATCTTGTGCTGGGCTGTGGATTTGAGAACATCATAGAAAAGGCGAGACAAGGACAAATTCCTTCAGTTTTCCATTGCCACCTTCTTTGCAGCAGTCATTTGATGCTGATTTCTCTTACGGCCATTCTCAGCTGTAACGTTCTGCCTCCACCCACTGTCATGACTTGTGTTCATCTTCTGGCTTGGCAAAATGTTTGCCCAGATCTCTATGCAGAATTAAAGCCCAGGCAGGAAAAACACCACTGGGAATTTATTGGATTCTCCAAGGGCTGTTAATGGAAGTAAAGTGTCCCTCCTATAAAATGAGAGAATGattaaaaatgctcttttctaCTCAGCTTAACAACCCCATTTGGTATGAGCCACATGCCAAAATCTACAGGACAGAGCGAAGGACgaccttttttcctctcctccctcctaCACTCCTGGCTCGTGCTTTGAAAGCTGCAGTGACGTTGGTCCGTGTGCCTGAAAACAGAGAGCTTTTGTGCAGAAACTTCCACAAGGTCGCATTAAAAGCGGCTGCATGAAGCCAAGCACAGCGTCCCCCTGCAGAAGATGTGGAGCTGTGCGTGGGGACTCATCCTGAGcctggaggaggcagagctTCATTCCAGGCTGGTTTTACTGCCTTGCACATCTGTGTGCTGGGACTCTGCTGTAGTCCTCCGGAATGTGGGACAAAACACTTGGAGGTCCCCGGGTGACTGTCAGTGACTGCCGGGCTGCCAGCCTGGTCTCACTTCTGCTCCTTGAAGTTGAAAACGCTGGCTGTATTCACCCGTGCACAAGGTGACAGACCTTTTGCAGGAGCTCTGCTTAGTCCTCCCTGTGCTCTAAATCCCACTTACAACTCGGGGAAAGCCTCTCTTCCTGTTACCTTTTAGATGCTAGTGACCCAGAAGCAAACTGGCCACACAGGTCTGTTATCCGCTTACGGCTGCTGAGAAATATGCATCTGAAAGGCTATCGTAGCAAAAACTCAGCTGCCTGGAACACTGAAACCACTTCATAGCTCACCGCTGGTAGGCTTGGAGATAGCAGATAAGGGGACTGTTTGTGCGGCCTCCCCTCGTTCCTCCTCACGCCGGCAGTCTGTGCGGGCAGCCCAACAAAAGGCCGATGCTGCTGCGCGCCAGCTCGACGCCAGGGACACAGGCAGCAGCGCTCCCTCCCCGCTGACGACAGAGAGATCCAGACAGCCTGGCCATGTGCTCTGAAACTGGTGAAAGGGATACGCAATAATGAATGGCCTGAAGAGGGGATCGTAGACCAAGGCTTAGCTCGGAGGCATGCTCTTGTGCATCCCCACCTGCACGTAGCGGTACCCGTGCACATGCTCATGTTTGTGCTGGAAGAAGGCAACAAGAAGGCTCGTCAGTAAGAGatgctctgcagctctctgctgtccCCAAGCCTTCCCTTTGTTAATTCAGGCCTAATCTTCGTGGCAACCACAATGAGACTGTTGCCTCCAGCAGCTGTATTTCTCTCCTAGGAAGGAGCAACAGTGATTTTGCATTCTGCGTTCTGGATGAGCAAAACTCTGCCTGCTTTTTGCAGTAAAGGCTGACAATTTCATTGAACAGATTCCAGTCTACAAATTGAAAACAGgtactgctatttttttaaaaaaaagacatgctgGTTTACAGGAATTAAGCAGGTATATCCCAAATTCAGTTCAAGTGCTATCGCAGAAAGATTTTTGCGGTATTAGTTTGTTGTCTGTATTCCCCCTGTATCTCCACTGTAATCCCAGACAGATGTCCAACTTTGCGTAAAAATTACCCTGAGTTTCTATTAGAAACtccatttttctgtatgttttacaGATTACCTTGGTCTTAATCTGGGtgcagttttctcctttttttctttcttttttctttcttttttttttcttttcttttttttggatgcAACCAATCTTACAGGCATTTTTGCACTTCTGAGCCTGAGGATGAAtatctttcattaaaacacGTGATTTGGCAAGAGGATTAATCTATAACGCTCACAGTTCTGCCAAGCACCGCAGCTGGGTTAGTAATTACGGCTTTAAGAAGTTACATAAGCCTTTCTACTACGTGCTTTTAATGGGTTTACATAGCGCAGTCCAACGAGAGCGTTTATGTAGGGGATGGTAACAGCGCTGGAGTGAGGGAGCAGATGTCAGAGTGGCTTTCATCTGCAGGCGCCTGGGGAAGAGGTCCCCCCACCGGGAGAAGGGCCGCCAGCCGCAGCCCGGGGGctgttcagcagcagaagagccaggcagcagcttcaCCAACAAATGGAGACCCGCAGCCGATGCGCTGTGCGCTTTTTCTGTCTAGCAGTGCTGCCCGCTGCACTGGCATGCGTCCGTACAGTTTGTGCCTCGTTAAAGGCAATAGGGTCAAAGAGAAGCTGGGggtggctggcagcagcccgGGTGGATCTGGTGGGTGAAAAGCAGCGTTCGGGACAGGTTCTGCAGGAAGGAGGTGTGCAAAAACATCCTGGGCCCATATGCAGGTGAGCTTTGAAATATGCATCCACCTTTACGAGAGGTTTCACCCATATCTGAAGAATGTTGCAATGCCCAGGGCATTGCAGCAAGCGGGGAGCGACCCTAGCACCGAGACCTGCAGCGCAGTGGCTGGAAGGGGCAAACTTTTCCACTAACTTCTCACTCCTTCCCTTAATGCGAGGGACAGAAAATGGTCACGGAGGTACAGCAGCCGGAGCTGTTAGGGATCGCAGCATCACAGCGTggctgaggtgggcagggacctctggaggccacccGCGCCaagccctgctcaagcagggacacccagagctgcttgcccaggaccatctccaggtggattttgaagatctccaaggaggagaccccacagcctctgtgggcaaCCCGTGCCTGTGCTCCGTCACGctcacagtgaagaagtgcctcctggtgctcagagggagcctcctgtgttccagttttgCCCACTGCCTCATGAAATCAAGGGCTTTTTGCTCAGTCTTTGTGCCGGAGTGCTCAGTCTTACACTAAGACAAACACCAGCAAGATTGCTCTCAGAAACCCAGACAAGAACATTTTAGGGCATGATTATGTATGAGATGCAAGGGAAcgaaaaaaaagagagaaaacatctgttCACATGGAGTTTATTGCCATTCACTTAAGAGGCCCATTAAATGCCACAAAAAGCTATTTATCCTTCTGTTTGAGGCAATTACCCTGCTGCAAATCTCCGTGGCAGTTCTCCCCGTGATTACTGCTGGAAGTCTGACATTGTGCAGGCACACTCACAGCACGGCCAAAAGCCACAGCAAGCCTTGGAGGGATTTTCAAAAGCGAGGTCGTCGGTGCTTCTCGACGCGTCTCACCCAGCACTTCACCTCTGGGAAGGTGTGGGCTGCTTCTTGGAGCCCGAGGTTTCCTGCACTTTCCCAAAACTTGGCTCGTTTACTGCACTGATCAGGAAGCAGAGACCCAAGTGACTGAGAAGCCTCCCCACGTTCTTCAGCGCTGCAAGGAGACCCAGCTTCCTGGACCTCAGGTGCTTAAGCCCCTTTCTTCCAGAAGTCAACAGGCTGTAGGGCATGCAGGGACGAGAGGCTTTATCCCCCTGGAGCCCAATCCAAAAGCCCCTGGAAAGCAGACACAAGGCTCCCTCCTTGGCTCCAGTGCATCCCCTGGAGGAGGTTTATTTTCCAGCCCTTTGCTTTATCCAGATTATCACCTGGAGCAAGGATGGCGATTAACCTGGGAGCCCTGCCACAGCAGATAACCAGGACGAGTGTTTTCCAGGACATGGTCAGCAGCTGAAATCCAACAAGGAGGTAGTTTAGAACAGGGACGTGAGGACGATGCGTGGGGTGCACACGGTGTACGCCTGTTAACATGTGAGAAAAACCTTGTCCGAAATACCTTGTCCCCTTGTGGGTAATGCACAGGAGGATGACCACAaatggaggaaagcaaagcattttaaCAGCGCTCTCCTACTGATGGCATGAGATGAAGTCTCacaggagagaaacagaacagagaaaagattGCCTTAAAACTTCTGTTACATTTGGAAATAACATTTCACTGAAGCTCACTTTCAAAAAGtttctttccactttcttttcaCCTGCCTTTTTTCATATGGCTGAATTTCAACGCATGTCATGGTTtgggctgggatggagttgaTTTCTTTGCAGAGGCTCACACAGTGCCGTGCTTTGGATCTGTGATGAGAACAGGGGTGATAACATGgggatgtttcagttgttgcagagcagtgctcgcACAGAGCCGAGGCCTTTCCTGCCCCTGGAGCGAGCTGTCTTGGTCTCGACCCGTGAGGTCTGGCACTTTTACCTCTCCAGTTCACtccccacctggggagagtgagcgagTGGCCGTGTGGGGTcaagctgcctgccagggttaaaccacaaccGATCTCCAATTTTCCTCCTCCAAGAAATGTTGACTTTGACGTCTTTATTGAGAAAAACAGGCGTTTGAGGGGGATTCTCAGGAAGGAAACGGGCTATTTCTGATCAGCCCTAAAACACTGACAGTTACTAACACCTCAGCACCTGATTGCCGTGTGGGAGACGAGCTGCTCCCCAAGAGCTGGGTGAGGCTGGAGCCCTGTGGGGATGGACCTGGGGGATGTCCAGCTCCATAACATGGGGAACCACAGATGCTTGGCTACCCATGGCAATGATTTCCCCTGCAGCCTTTTGGTGGGTGAAAAGCTTCACAAGACCCTGTAATAGCAATAGCTTGGTTTAGGATTATAACCtagcatttttattaacaaCAGCTTCAGGTGTGCTGTTCCCCTcacatttctgcttccttgacgcttttttttttaagctctccCCGTAAGATTTGAAGGCCCTAACTGAACACGATCATTTCTTAtgctctcctgcagcacccaagtTCTCCAAGCCAGCAGTGCCTTACAGGTAAGTGCAACCCCACAGGCACCCACATTTCCACCATCTGAGTTCAGCATCACGTCGTTTGGGCTTTGTTATCGAGCTTGTGGGTTTGTGTCAGTAACTGCTCGATCCAACATCTCCCTCTGGTGGAAAACAGGGAATAAAGCAGGATAAAATAAACCGTCGTGCAGCGTTACACAATTCTTTAAAATAGCTGCGGAAACAACATAAATCTCGGTCCAGACCAtgattttccctttaattactACATCATTTACTCCAAACCAAAGGAATTTGAATGTGTCACACTGAAGTTTATTCAAGTTGTACTTGACTGGAAAAGAATTATAATGAATGGGGAACTCTaattttcccatgtttttcagaaatttggcaatttgttttaaatataggCAAAAGCCTATATCAAGACAATATGTCTTtatggctttgtttttgcagagaaaacCAACGAAATCCCCTCTTGCAGAAAACTATTATTTTGTGCTCAAGTTCTAAAATCCATCACGCAGCCCATCTGCTGTCTGCAAGTCGTAAGGACGGATAAAAACGTCTCAAAATATAATTGTTCCTTTTCTGTGCCAGAATTATGCCTCTGAAGTTCATTACGAGCGTGACAGATTGGTTGCCATCTGCCAGGAGTGCCTAGTCAACGGCGATTAGAAAGCGCGGGTAGGAAGGCACGGCTCTGGTACGGTCCCTTTAGCTCATGTGTGGACATGCATGGGCTTAGGAGGGAGGGCCTCCCGGGGCCAGGCTGGTGTTGAAACCTAATTATCTCCCCCAGGGATTTCAGACAGGTGAGTGAAGGACCTGGGAGGGGAGGATGTTGTGCTAGGTAGGAGAAATTATCATGTCTTGAGTGAGCCCTGGAGCTGACGTGGGCGAGGAAAGCATGAACTGCTCCTGCCTGTAGAGAGACAGCAGCTTTCCACAGGGGACAGCTACGTGACGTTCTTTAAGGGCTCTTCCATCACCATGGAAAGTCAAGGAGGCTTAACGACCTTCTAATTAACCCGTTCCCGTGTGCGGGTGTTTCCCCAACACCTACTTGGTGTTTCCAGGTGAAGACTATGGAGCCGATGCAAGAGCCCAGCCAGATTTAGAACCAAAACTGAGTTTTGCAAATTGCTCGGATGCCATCTTCAGCTGGAGCCGAAGAGTTCACAGTGGCCACACCTTTGCTTCAGCTTCTGGCAAGGACCTTGGGTGAGGAGCAGAGACTCAAGGATGCCTGATAAGATATCACCAGAGACTGATGCTCAAGGCTTGGGCAGCTAAAGCAGGGAAGGCCTCACCTCAACAAACTCCAGGGGGTCAGTCTTTGCATGGCATGACCTTAGCAGGGAAGACAGCCTCTGTGCGAaagagtaatatttttaaaggattttcaaGCTAGAGATGGGGAGAAAGCAAccaggcagagaggagcaggggcagaagaTGGCATGGCCTTAAAGGTGCTGTTCTAACATCTTCATAACCACAAGTAATCGGGAAATGGCAAGGTGCAATCTGGACAAATAAAGCCCCTTTAACAGCGCACAGGAATTGAAGCAGTCAGGCTGCACGTGAGCTTGCTTCTGTTTGCTCTAAGTCTAAAAATAAGATGTGAGACTAAAATGTTTGGATTTTACACAAGGGCACCAACCCAACGGAAGTGTCAGAGCCTTTCCAGAAGAAAGACAGTTACTGGCTTTTTGTAATATCACGATAAAAATTACATGgcaagaagcaaaataaatcacgTCCAAAggaggaaatggaagagaacaCGAactctttcaaatgaaaagtaGAAACAGGCAGGCtaaaaaaagactttgaagaaataatttgctAATAGACCAAAAGCTTTCTCTGACCCatcaggagcagggggctgccagAGGGGCTACAGGTGACCAGAGATTGCAGTCAGCGGATGATCAGGGTATCAAAGGCGTTTGAGGTCAAATAAGCCCTAACAGAACAGCCAGATAGATCACTTGTGTCTGcattcagcacagaaaagctcAGTGAAATTCCCACAGCACAACCATTTGTTAAGGGGATAATGCAGAGAATCTGCCTCGGATTGAAGGGCCATTAGATGAGGTTTTAGACGAAATAGATGAAAGAGATAGTAACAAATTCATGAGAAGCAGATGTTACTCACTCGTGGGTTTTAAATGAATGCTAATGCGAAGTTGTTGCGCCGTGAGGGGTGGTGTGCAACATTTTACTTACAACAGCCACGTCAAAGAGGATGTGACACTGGAGAATGACCTGGAGAAATGCAATAAATCTGACCCCCATGGCAGGCAAGTGGTGAAAGCCATGATAATAAATCAGTTGCAAGGGCAGGTATGGCCTAGGAAGGAAGGATCAGCAGAGCTTTGCAGCGAGGAGCAGTGACGCTGGGCTTCACCAGCATCttacagcagcagaggaaacgAGGGGGCTGCAGAGTAGCACAACCCAGTCAACGCGCTCTGCTCGCGTTTTGGGAAGGTTTGCCTAAACTGTCACTGAGGGCATAAAGAAAGGGCATAAAGGTGGGCAACAAGGAAGAACAAAGATGTGGGATGGCTTTGTATGAGCAGCAACTACATAAACCAGGAGTCTTCGAGATGGGAAAGAAGTCTGAGAAGGCGCATGGTATAGATCTAGAAATTCATGGAGGGTCGTGGAGAGTAACTAGTTGCTGGTTCTCATAAGAGAGATGGGGGCATTAAACGATGTGTCCAGGTTCAGGAGAGACATAAGGGCAAGGAGCTCTGTGCCTGGGTGAAGAAGTGCCTCCCTTTATGGAACCACACGATGTCGGGGACCACAAAAGCACGGGATGTGGTCCAGAAGCCATCCGATGGACAGGCGGATATTAGCAGTAGTAGTGTTTCTAGCTGCAGATTAAGCTCaactttttgttactttttaaggttaaaatcgagatcaggaaaaaaaaaaaaaacattctcctgttttttaaccatgtatttttttttgttctgtgttatCTGAGGACAAAGCAGTGGTTCGACAAGCACCACACCAACACTGctgccaaaagcagcagctctgaccGCTCATACCATTGGAAAGGACAaattattggggggggggggggaggcacaAAATTAGCATCTAGAGCCGAGGAGAAGAGGCCAAGACCGCTGAAGGCAGGGCTGGCTTAGGTTGATCCAAGCACTAATTGACCCGTAATTTAATTTGATGATGCTCCTTTCGGCAGCTGTCCCTTGCGCAGGATAACTTTCCCCATTCCACCTGTGAgtagcaggagctggcagccacTTCTGAGCGTGGCAGTTACACAAGGGCCTTGCTTGGCCCTCTCAGGCCCCTCTGAGTGAGAAAACCCCTTGTTTATGGAAGAAAACCCGACAGAAATGACCTCTGCTTTGCtattacaattttaatttatcagTTAATTCTGATCGTGTGATTTATTAAAAGATTTTGATCTGTTTTGTAATTGTAAGGACAAAGAACTACTCAAAAGTGGGTGCTAACACTTAAATAAGCCATTTAAAGTCTAATGAGCAGTTTAATCACTAACAGATATTCATCTTGTACTTTGACAGCAAGCTCTAATTTGAAGTGCTTTTAAACATcaggaatttttttatttatttatttatttttttttactgtgaggggGACTGAGCACtgccagagaggctgtggagtctcctccttggagatcctCAAAAGCCCCCTGGAgatggtcctgggcaagcagctctgggtatccctgcttgagcaggggttggagcaggtggcctccagagggccctgcccaCCTCAGCCCTCCTGTGAtgctgtgtgattctgtgaattatGGGGAGTATCTTCAGACACATCAAAGGGCTTAAATCACTGAGTGTAAAGTTCAGCTCAGCTTCTGCCATGGAGTGAGAGTCCGGGCTCCTGTGGCTCAGCTTCCTTCCAGGAGAGGAGCTTGCTCGCATCCAGCTACAGACAAATTTGTCTTTACGGTGTTTATCTAGAGTTAAATTGCTCTTCTCTCCCCTGTGCAACTGCAGTTGGTGCTAAGATTCTTCCTGGTTTGTCACTGGTTTATTTATATGAGCTGTTACAAGGAAACTGCAAGTGCTGACgagaagtagaaaagaaatgtttgcacTGCCAAGCCCACCCTGAAAAATTCTCTTCCTTAGGATACAGGGCATGTCAATGCTGCTGTTGGGGTgaagaaaatatctgtgtttGAGAGCAATATCTGTGGTACATGGAATAGAAGAGTTGCAAACAAGTGTGAAAGATGATGTAGTTCACATGAGTTCACATGAGCAACTTCCTCTCAAAGAAATGTCAAGATACAAAAGGTATTTAACCTGCTCTTAAAATCATGCTTGTCTGGTCGGTGTGCATGAGTGGCCTAGTATTGTTTTCTGTGGGAGCCGACCTGGAGCACTGTAATGCAGCCCTAGGCaggtttcctttttattttaaatcatagGGATAACGGTAAAGTTTGTCAGCAAGGTGGCAGGAGAGAGGACAATACTAGATTAGATTTGGTATAACAGGAGAGAACTATTTTTTACTGAATCTGAACCTAGTGCATCCAATAGCCTTTCCAGGCAGACGAAGAAATAATCTATGTTATTTATACCATACTGAAGCAATCTGATTCCTCCTATATGAAGGATATCTACGTATCTCGCATCCTCCTGGGTACAAAGCTAGAAGAAATCCCCAGGGCAGGAACAATAGATGGAGGAGATGGACAGCTGGACTAATACTTGGATTGACCCATCACACCTTTCCAAGGGGGCTGCTGGAAGCCAGGTGAGATACCACCGAGCATCTGCAATGGCACAAGCTGTTGATTTAGGTTTCTTCTCTCCAGTGATGGAATCAAAGCCCAGAGGAGTAGGAAATGCTACCTTAGCCTGTCATAAATGggaaaggaggctcagggactCAAAGTTTGGCCCTCGATGAGgagccctgcagggcagcaaTGCACTCTCCCACCAGGCGGGCGGCCTCTTTGGCTGTGCCTCTGTGCACCGAAAAGCCACCTGCCCCGTGCCCGTAGCTGTGGACCACCAGGAGCTTTGCTCCTCCCCGGCTCAGGACCTCTCTCTGCAGTCTCACAGACGACCTGGATGGCCTTAAGCCCACCTTCACCCTGATATCCTGAGCTCGCTGCAGGGAGGGCTCAAGAGAGCAACATCTGTCAAAGATGTCCTTGGTAGTGCCAGGGTCAGGGGAGAGACTCCAGCTCCCCTTCTCCCTGGTTCCCCCCAGGGTTACGCTGTGTATCCCCGGGTAGACGTAAGTCGAGCCGTCCCCGTCCCGGATGAAGTGTTTCACCCAAGGAGCGTGCACCTTGAGAACCTGTCCCCTGACGGGGAGCAGCTCCGGGTCCCCCACGAGCTGGTGGGCTCCAATGCCCGTGCAGTTGACCACAATGTCGTACTCCCTGTGCAGCTCCCATAAGTCTGCAACTTTTCTGGTATGCACCTGGACACCGTTTGCTCTcagcctgaaaaacaaagaaaaaagccagaAGTGAGGTAGAAAGGAACCTCCTAGACCCGCGTGTAATTATTATGCACATTAAGTACGTGAGATGGCCTTTAACAGATCAAAAACAGGATGGGACAACAGATGGgataaaaagtaaagaaaaccaCATGGGGCTTCTGTTTGTGACTTGACTGATTTGGCCTGatcaaagctattttttttaacttgttggACAGGAAAAGGTCAAGCACGTTGATGAATATTACACAGCAGGGTCTGCCATACAACCctagatagacagacagatcCTCATGGACTTAACAACTCATTTCTGTAACGGTCCCAGCTTTAACAGCTCAAGCAAGCTGAGGTGCAGATCCAAGGCACACCTGGTGCTCTGGGGACAGGGGCCTGGGTGCAGCAGGATGCTGCAAGAGCTGGTAAGACCTGGGGAGGTCTCATGCAGCCGCCCTGGCTCGGCAAATTGCTGGGAGAGCCCCCGAGCACTGTCATTGGGATGCTGCCATCACTCCATAAAAAATACACCaataaaaactgctgaaaactcCTGAATTCAGGcaagcaagcaggaaaaaattcCTGAAGTTCATTTTTGGACCAGCAAGGTGGGCACAAAGACAATTTTCCTTGTGGCTTGCCAAGAGAACAGTTTACAAATACTGCTCAGATCCCTGGGGTTTTGGGAATTAGTTACATGCATTAGCACGTTCTCATTTCTCgccaccagagagaagagaaagaaaaggagctcGATCATCTTATTAGACTGCGTCCTTTGAGGAATAAGAGGGCTATAACAGGAATAAGGCGAGACGAGATATCACGTGGCAGATCCTGAACGGGTTTAACAACTCGCTTGTGCTTCAGCAGAGGTTTCCGACTCGGTGAGCGATGCAACACGACAGAGCGTGTGTGCAGAGAGACGGCGCAGCCCCGGCGTGGCCCTGGTGGCACTGCAGCACGCCCTCctgggctgcctgctggagcagaaac
It encodes the following:
- the DDO gene encoding D-aspartate oxidase, whose protein sequence is MAAPKVAVVGAGLIGLSTALCISEAFPSCRLSVLSEQFSPNTTGDVAAGMLIPHTYPGTPIHVQKQWFKETFTYLFAISNSAEASEAGIHLVSGWQVFKTPPKDEVPFWSDIVLGFRPMSAAELQKFPQHRSGQAFTTLKCDCPPYLLWLEKRLRANGVQVHTRKVADLWELHREYDIVVNCTGIGAHQLVGDPELLPVRGQVLKVHAPWVKHFIRDGDGSTYVYPGIHSVTLGGTREKGSWSLSPDPGTTKDIFDRCCSLEPSLQRAQDIRVKVGLRPSRSSVRLQREVLSRGGAKLLVVHSYGHGAGGFSVHRGTAKEAARLVGECIAALQGSSSRAKL